One genomic segment of Belonocnema kinseyi isolate 2016_QV_RU_SX_M_011 chromosome 2, B_treatae_v1, whole genome shotgun sequence includes these proteins:
- the LOC117167347 gene encoding uncharacterized protein LOC117167347 isoform X1, producing MSIAISENSDFLKVHVQRFAKQQNLSNTKFEYSTATKDGDNYLGILIRVEIEGMKNGGIEKFNLIFKRAPRDTKLREVFGVRHLYIHEIKFYEEKLPIFVSMLSEHNLSINDIPRYYGGSAVPENEVLILEDLKCYGASMNKSVILDYSHASLAIQHLGRFHAYSFALRDQKPAVFENLKLIKEPFYNNSRTFLEAYDILCDVAIKAIESEGPKYIDRLREFKKGIPKLLDFVINGRNAEPYAVLNHGDYWSNNILFSYNDDEQPENLFFLDFQGHRYASPALDISYMLFNCCTPEMRIKHYDELLYQYHNSLAQCLNELGSDVEKLFPFEMLLQQLKHFAIYGGITGMLFLHLFTRQEGESPKLPFDIEYIKTLTKKLRKNCLYASMMRGTFKDMVDKNYIS from the exons atgtccattgcgatttcagaaaattcggattttttgaaAGTGCACGTACAGCGTTTCGCGAAGCAACAAAATCTGtcgaatacaaaatttgaatactCTACGGCTACTAAGGATGGAGATAATTACTTAGGAATACTTATCAGGGTTGAAATTGAGGGAATGAAAAATGGTGGCATTGAAAAGTTCAACTTAATTTTCAAGCGCGCTCCGAGGGATACAAAATTGAGAGAAGTGTTTGGAGTAAGGCATCTTTATATTCACGAAATTAAGTTTTATGAAGAAAAGCTACCAATTTTTGTTAGCATGCTTAGTGAGCATAATCTAAGTATAAATGATATACCAAGATATTATGGCGGATCTGCAGTGCCTGagaatgag GTTTTAATCTTGGAGGATTTGAAATGTTATGGGGCATCCATGAACAAATCAGTAATACTGGATTATTCTCATGCATCACTGGCCATTCAACATTTGGGCAGATTTCACGCATACAGTTTCGCCCTGCGAGATCAAAAACCTGctgtttttgaaaatctaaagctTATAAAGGAACCATTTTATAACAACTCTCGCACGTTTTTAGAAGCTTATGACATTCTGTGTGATGTCGCAATCAAG GCAATCGAAAGTGAAGGCCCGAAATATATAGACCGACTTCGTGAATTTAAAAAGGGTATACCTAAGTTACTTGATTTTGTAATTAATGGAAGAAATGCTGAACCTTACGCAGTTTTGAATCATGGGGATTATTGGTCCAATAATATCTTATTCAGCTACAATGAT GATGAACAACCAGAGAATCTcttttttctggattttcaagGTCACCGATACGCCTCGCCTGCTTTAGATATTTCCTACATGTTATTTAATTGCTGCACTCCAGAGATGAGAATAAAGCATTATGATGAATTGTTATATCAGTACCATAATTCTTTAGCTCAGTGTTTGAACGAACTTGGCTCAGATGTCGAAAAGCTTTTCCCCTTTGAAATGTTACTGCAGCAGTTAAAACATTTTGCAATCTATGGGGGTATCACCGGAATGCTGTTTCTTCATCTGTTCACAAGGCAAGAGGGGGAATCTCCAAAGCTTCCTTTTGATATTGAATATATAAAGaccttgacaaaaaaattaagaaaaaattgtttatacgcTAGTATGATGAGAGGTACCTTTAAAGATATGGTAGATAAAAActatatttcataa
- the LOC117167347 gene encoding uncharacterized protein LOC117167347 isoform X3, protein MSIAISENSDFLKVHVQRFAKQQNLSNTKFEYSTATKDGDNYLGILIRVEIEGMKNGGIEKFNLIFKRAPRDTKLREVFGVRHLYIHEIKFYEEKLPIFVSMLSEHNLSINDIPRYYGGSAVPENEAIESEGPKYIDRLREFKKGIPKLLDFVINGRNAEPYAVLNHGDYWSNNILFSYNDDEQPENLFFLDFQGHRYASPALDISYMLFNCCTPEMRIKHYDELLYQYHNSLAQCLNELGSDVEKLFPFEMLLQQLKHFAIYGGITGMLFLHLFTRQEGESPKLPFDIEYIKTLTKKLRKNCLYASMMRGTFKDMVDKNYIS, encoded by the exons atgtccattgcgatttcagaaaattcggattttttgaaAGTGCACGTACAGCGTTTCGCGAAGCAACAAAATCTGtcgaatacaaaatttgaatactCTACGGCTACTAAGGATGGAGATAATTACTTAGGAATACTTATCAGGGTTGAAATTGAGGGAATGAAAAATGGTGGCATTGAAAAGTTCAACTTAATTTTCAAGCGCGCTCCGAGGGATACAAAATTGAGAGAAGTGTTTGGAGTAAGGCATCTTTATATTCACGAAATTAAGTTTTATGAAGAAAAGCTACCAATTTTTGTTAGCATGCTTAGTGAGCATAATCTAAGTATAAATGATATACCAAGATATTATGGCGGATCTGCAGTGCCTGagaatgag GCAATCGAAAGTGAAGGCCCGAAATATATAGACCGACTTCGTGAATTTAAAAAGGGTATACCTAAGTTACTTGATTTTGTAATTAATGGAAGAAATGCTGAACCTTACGCAGTTTTGAATCATGGGGATTATTGGTCCAATAATATCTTATTCAGCTACAATGAT GATGAACAACCAGAGAATCTcttttttctggattttcaagGTCACCGATACGCCTCGCCTGCTTTAGATATTTCCTACATGTTATTTAATTGCTGCACTCCAGAGATGAGAATAAAGCATTATGATGAATTGTTATATCAGTACCATAATTCTTTAGCTCAGTGTTTGAACGAACTTGGCTCAGATGTCGAAAAGCTTTTCCCCTTTGAAATGTTACTGCAGCAGTTAAAACATTTTGCAATCTATGGGGGTATCACCGGAATGCTGTTTCTTCATCTGTTCACAAGGCAAGAGGGGGAATCTCCAAAGCTTCCTTTTGATATTGAATATATAAAGaccttgacaaaaaaattaagaaaaaattgtttatacgcTAGTATGATGAGAGGTACCTTTAAAGATATGGTAGATAAAAActatatttcataa
- the LOC117167347 gene encoding uncharacterized protein LOC117167347 isoform X4: protein MSIAISENSDFLKVHVQRFAKQQNLSNTKFEYSTATKDGDNYLGILIRVEIEGMKNGGIEKFNLIFKRAPRDTKLREVFGVRHLYIHEIKFYEEKLPIFVSMLSEHNLSINDIPRYYGGSAVPENEVLILEDLKCYGASMNKSVILDYSHASLAIQHLGRFHAYSFALRDQKPAVFENLKLIKEPFYNNSRTFLEAYDILCDVAIKAIESEGPKYIDRLREFKKGIPKLLDFVINGRNAEPYAVLNHGDYWSNNILFSYNDVTDTPRLL from the exons atgtccattgcgatttcagaaaattcggattttttgaaAGTGCACGTACAGCGTTTCGCGAAGCAACAAAATCTGtcgaatacaaaatttgaatactCTACGGCTACTAAGGATGGAGATAATTACTTAGGAATACTTATCAGGGTTGAAATTGAGGGAATGAAAAATGGTGGCATTGAAAAGTTCAACTTAATTTTCAAGCGCGCTCCGAGGGATACAAAATTGAGAGAAGTGTTTGGAGTAAGGCATCTTTATATTCACGAAATTAAGTTTTATGAAGAAAAGCTACCAATTTTTGTTAGCATGCTTAGTGAGCATAATCTAAGTATAAATGATATACCAAGATATTATGGCGGATCTGCAGTGCCTGagaatgag GTTTTAATCTTGGAGGATTTGAAATGTTATGGGGCATCCATGAACAAATCAGTAATACTGGATTATTCTCATGCATCACTGGCCATTCAACATTTGGGCAGATTTCACGCATACAGTTTCGCCCTGCGAGATCAAAAACCTGctgtttttgaaaatctaaagctTATAAAGGAACCATTTTATAACAACTCTCGCACGTTTTTAGAAGCTTATGACATTCTGTGTGATGTCGCAATCAAG GCAATCGAAAGTGAAGGCCCGAAATATATAGACCGACTTCGTGAATTTAAAAAGGGTATACCTAAGTTACTTGATTTTGTAATTAATGGAAGAAATGCTGAACCTTACGCAGTTTTGAATCATGGGGATTATTGGTCCAATAATATCTTATTCAGCTACAATGAT GTCACCGATACGCCTCGCCTGCTTTAG
- the LOC117167347 gene encoding uncharacterized protein LOC117167347 isoform X5, with protein sequence MSIAISENSDFLKVHVQRFAKQQNLSNTKFEYSTATKDGDNYLGILIRVEIEGMKNGGIEKFNLIFKRAPRDTKLREVFGVRHLYIHEIKFYEEKLPIFVSMLSEHNLSINDIPRYYGGSAVPENEVLILEDLKCYGASMNKSVILDYSHASLAIQHLGRFHAYSFALRDQKPAVFENLKLIKEPFYNNSRTFLEAYDILCDVAIKAIESEGPKYIDRLREFKKGIPKLLDFVINGRNAEPYAVLNHGDYWSNNILFSYNDITIN encoded by the exons atgtccattgcgatttcagaaaattcggattttttgaaAGTGCACGTACAGCGTTTCGCGAAGCAACAAAATCTGtcgaatacaaaatttgaatactCTACGGCTACTAAGGATGGAGATAATTACTTAGGAATACTTATCAGGGTTGAAATTGAGGGAATGAAAAATGGTGGCATTGAAAAGTTCAACTTAATTTTCAAGCGCGCTCCGAGGGATACAAAATTGAGAGAAGTGTTTGGAGTAAGGCATCTTTATATTCACGAAATTAAGTTTTATGAAGAAAAGCTACCAATTTTTGTTAGCATGCTTAGTGAGCATAATCTAAGTATAAATGATATACCAAGATATTATGGCGGATCTGCAGTGCCTGagaatgag GTTTTAATCTTGGAGGATTTGAAATGTTATGGGGCATCCATGAACAAATCAGTAATACTGGATTATTCTCATGCATCACTGGCCATTCAACATTTGGGCAGATTTCACGCATACAGTTTCGCCCTGCGAGATCAAAAACCTGctgtttttgaaaatctaaagctTATAAAGGAACCATTTTATAACAACTCTCGCACGTTTTTAGAAGCTTATGACATTCTGTGTGATGTCGCAATCAAG GCAATCGAAAGTGAAGGCCCGAAATATATAGACCGACTTCGTGAATTTAAAAAGGGTATACCTAAGTTACTTGATTTTGTAATTAATGGAAGAAATGCTGAACCTTACGCAGTTTTGAATCATGGGGATTATTGGTCCAATAATATCTTATTCAGCTACAATGAT
- the LOC117167347 gene encoding uncharacterized protein LOC117167347 isoform X2, with product MKNGGIEKFNLIFKRAPRDTKLREVFGVRHLYIHEIKFYEEKLPIFVSMLSEHNLSINDIPRYYGGSAVPENEVLILEDLKCYGASMNKSVILDYSHASLAIQHLGRFHAYSFALRDQKPAVFENLKLIKEPFYNNSRTFLEAYDILCDVAIKAIESEGPKYIDRLREFKKGIPKLLDFVINGRNAEPYAVLNHGDYWSNNILFSYNDDEQPENLFFLDFQGHRYASPALDISYMLFNCCTPEMRIKHYDELLYQYHNSLAQCLNELGSDVEKLFPFEMLLQQLKHFAIYGGITGMLFLHLFTRQEGESPKLPFDIEYIKTLTKKLRKNCLYASMMRGTFKDMVDKNYIS from the exons ATGAAAAATGGTGGCATTGAAAAGTTCAACTTAATTTTCAAGCGCGCTCCGAGGGATACAAAATTGAGAGAAGTGTTTGGAGTAAGGCATCTTTATATTCACGAAATTAAGTTTTATGAAGAAAAGCTACCAATTTTTGTTAGCATGCTTAGTGAGCATAATCTAAGTATAAATGATATACCAAGATATTATGGCGGATCTGCAGTGCCTGagaatgag GTTTTAATCTTGGAGGATTTGAAATGTTATGGGGCATCCATGAACAAATCAGTAATACTGGATTATTCTCATGCATCACTGGCCATTCAACATTTGGGCAGATTTCACGCATACAGTTTCGCCCTGCGAGATCAAAAACCTGctgtttttgaaaatctaaagctTATAAAGGAACCATTTTATAACAACTCTCGCACGTTTTTAGAAGCTTATGACATTCTGTGTGATGTCGCAATCAAG GCAATCGAAAGTGAAGGCCCGAAATATATAGACCGACTTCGTGAATTTAAAAAGGGTATACCTAAGTTACTTGATTTTGTAATTAATGGAAGAAATGCTGAACCTTACGCAGTTTTGAATCATGGGGATTATTGGTCCAATAATATCTTATTCAGCTACAATGAT GATGAACAACCAGAGAATCTcttttttctggattttcaagGTCACCGATACGCCTCGCCTGCTTTAGATATTTCCTACATGTTATTTAATTGCTGCACTCCAGAGATGAGAATAAAGCATTATGATGAATTGTTATATCAGTACCATAATTCTTTAGCTCAGTGTTTGAACGAACTTGGCTCAGATGTCGAAAAGCTTTTCCCCTTTGAAATGTTACTGCAGCAGTTAAAACATTTTGCAATCTATGGGGGTATCACCGGAATGCTGTTTCTTCATCTGTTCACAAGGCAAGAGGGGGAATCTCCAAAGCTTCCTTTTGATATTGAATATATAAAGaccttgacaaaaaaattaagaaaaaattgtttatacgcTAGTATGATGAGAGGTACCTTTAAAGATATGGTAGATAAAAActatatttcataa